From the Corythoichthys intestinalis isolate RoL2023-P3 chromosome 13, ASM3026506v1, whole genome shotgun sequence genome, one window contains:
- the ptprb gene encoding receptor-type tyrosine-protein phosphatase beta isoform X2: MPATHLGGGVAFALSLAFSLLWTLQAATEEASRGCRVSWSEAASGWDWARLTLSAAGRNCTFAVEGAPCVTEEEADFASGTRNGVFACELRHLQPGSAYVLRVRSGDGREVTDATVRTSPSAVRDLRVTSRLSDSLGLSWQAGPGGTHRFRLLVRGEDERPLLNETLESTATGSTVRNLTPGTAYNVTVATEAGGLYNDTTVRTRTGPAAVTDLTAVADRASANGTGLRLSWRRPEGAADALLVSLRSDADPGPRRTRLLPDAVEVTVDGLTPGAAYRATVSTRSGELLNGSEIDTRAAPAPASLLALTPTPPGGLFLSWSPPAGHWDGYRLVLRDGSREVVAAVPGEDAVNFTFGGEGLLPGRRYRATLAVQSGNLTAESSCEAATLPARVRDLHVRHADETSLSVMWSHVSSGSRDAYFLTLRHGDVVANAREVEPHTRECTFNVLTPGRIYNITVTTRNGNLSASVSVEGRTVPLALSAITLRGVGVNGLEAAWEKPRGDLDSYALTLLKDSVVVQNHSVPVGRASLALSDLTPGALYTLEAVTVSGGVRSKVTGLQGRTAPASVTEVAAVNGGRPDTLRVSWRPADGVADSYLVRLEDGGGSAVHAVAVSAASSPECSFGSLAAGRMYAVVVTTRSGTLENATRVHARTQPAPVQNPTAVHSARDDFLKVYWRQASGDVSAYVVALRYNGSVVRRQRVVAGRSQCDFAALTPGRLYAITVETWSGDLVSAAATEGRTFPSAVANLSIGDAGSDDLTVTWSPAPGDVDRYEVTLLFNDTRAFPPVTLGSDARRHRFTSLTAGRLYKIVVSTFSGPNQRALFVEGRTVPATVTDLRLTPRRPPKDDGGGLAVTWTPAVGDVDVYIVSLTATGGVAADPRPVPKHVSSLDFPDLIPGHAYTVTVQSRSGELTNSVAAAGRTVPDGVSALQADKEHTAHGLTVTWERPAGQYDAFELLLSDSAGVPVANRTLPPQSRAHRLEGLTPGKWYRVKMITLSAGSASAEVAAEGQTRPSAVSNLTVTFANASSLGFSWDRSDGHVDVYEVSLFALAERARDAGERRTGGGNEHRQASGDLVGVQKVSPAVGSCSFTGLRAGNLHRLRVVSWSRLLNSDSSVLARTEPSPVRGLELDSGGRTDRLTVRWRHGDGRRSGYQVILSDASGAVLGDEPLGPERSSCAFAGLAPGRLYRADVIARSGELSGNASTVGRTVPAPPGRLWIEPGPADDTLELRWTGPASGDHDGFAVAWTPPDPLSVTLRHPTVRLVGGVFPGRRYNFTVATVSGGGAPGGPLLTSRPVQRGFTTSPSPLRSLHCVPASSSSISCRWSPPASDLDSYEVECRRHDRDELTSALRLEGGVTSVTLDRLDAFRKYAVTVRAASHGRAGTPTTRTAVTMIDRPPAPPPSVRVSALAAKVTSSSVSFRFNCSWFSDVNGVVRYFAVIVAQSDANDALLPERRHPLPSYRHYINNASVRAYQSAYFINRCPQDAQAAAGQVMEVHLGAGGDRLGGACDRSRDDSYLSDGYPDFCDGPLKERTSYRLSVRAFTRLFDENDKEFPEPLFSDTYLSAPLRTRAEPLGGVAEGLSASVFLLGVTVAVASLLLYRYRLRKVRALQENPLMRENVWKEAPDAGMYVGVRSVRHVTRWATSQLLLLTRIAQTRVSMCGVRSPVKASHFESHVSKLREDAGVLMSEEFEDLKDVGRSQTVEVSRAPENRGKNRYNNILPYDSTRVKLSCPDDDSCSDYINASYVPGCNSRREYVATQGPLPATKDDFWRMLWEHGVRAVVMVTQCVEKGRVKCDRYWPAHRETLFYGRLAVRTTSESVFPEWTVRDFRISSESGAARAVRHFHFTAWPDHGVPDGTRSLVRFVRTVRDFADRSAGAGPAVVHCSAGVGRTGTFIALDRLLQQLDAKGGVDVYGCVFDLRLHRQHMVQTESQYAFLHQCVRDVLRARKHQSDDAVYENLDPDLCREPFRSGR; this comes from the exons GCGGCAACAGAAGAAGCGTCCCGAGGTTGCCGCGTGTCGTGGAGCGAGGCCGCGTCGGGTTGGGATTGGGCTCGGCTCACGCTCAGCGCGGCGGGACGCAACTGTACCTTCGCCGTAGAGGGCGCCCCGTGCGTGACGGAAGAGGAAGCAGACTTCGCGTCGGGGACCCGAAACGGAGTCTTCGCCTGCGAGTTACGTCACTTGCAACCGGGAAGCGCCTACGTCTTGCGCGTTCGCTCCGGCGACGGCCGAGAAGTGACCGACGCCACCGTGCGCACCA GTCCGTCCGCGGTGCGGGACCTGCGCGTGACCTCCAGGCTGAGTGACAGCCTGGGACTTTCCTGGCAAGCAGGCCCGGGCGGTACTCACCGTTTCAGGCTGTTGGTGCGGGGAGAAGACGAGCGCCCGCTGCTGAACGAGACGTTGGAGAGCACCGCTACCGGGAGCACCGTCCGCAACTTGACGCCGGGCACGGCCTACAATGTTACCGTGGCGACGGAGGCGGGCGGACTGTACAACGACACCACCGTCCGCACTCGGACGG GGCCGGCCGCCGTCACCGACCTGACCGCCGTCGCCGACCGCGCGAGCGCAAACGGCACCGGCCTGCGGCTGTCGTGGCGACGGCCGGAGGGCGCCGCGGACGCCCTGCTGGTCTCGCTGCGGTCCGACGCGGACCCCGGCCCGCGGCGGACCCGTCTGCTCCCCGACGCCGTCGAGGTCACCGTGGACGGGCTGACGCCCGGCGCGGCTTATCGGGCGACGGTGAGCACCCGGAGCGGCGAGCTGCTCAACGGATCCGAGATCGACACCCGCGCAG CTCCCGCGCCGGCGTCTCTCCTGGCTCTGACGCCCACCCCTCCGGGGGGTCTGTTCCTGTCGTGGTCACCCCCCGCCGGTCACTGGGACGGCTATCGACTGGTTCTTCGCGACGGCTCCCGGGAGGTCGTCGCCGCCGTCCCCGGCGAGGACGCCGTCAACTTCACCTTCGGCGGGGAGGGACTACTCCCCGGACGGCGGTACCGAGCGACGCTCGCGGTGCAAAGCGGAAATCTGACGGCGGAAAGCAGCTGCGAGGCGGCCACAC TGCCGGCGCGCGTGCGCGACCTCCACGTTCGCCACGCTGACGAGACGTCACTGAGCGTCATGTGGAGCCACGTCTCCTCCGGTTCCCGGGACGCTTACTTCCTGACTCTTCGCCACG GTGACGTCGTCGCGAACGCCAGGGAAGTGGAGCCTCATACGAGGGAGTGCACCTTCAACGTCCTCACGCCCGGGAGGATTTACAACATCACCGTGACCACCAGGAACGGGAATCTCAGCGCGTCGGTCTCCGTGGAAGGGCGGACAG TTCCCTTGGCGCTGAGCGCCATCACGCTGCGCGGCGTCGGCGTGAACGGCCTCGAGGCGGCGTGGGAAAAACCTCGCGGTGACCTCGACTCCTACGCGCTCACGCTACTCAAGGACAG CGTCGTCGTTCAGAATCACAGCGTTCCCGTCGGCCGCGCCTCTTTGGCGCTTTCCGATCTGACCCCCGGCGCCCTCTACACACTGGAGGCCGTCACCGTGAGCGGCGGCGTACGGTCCAAAGTCACCGGTCTTCAAGGAAGAACCG CCCCGGCGTCCGTTACCGAGGTAGCGGCGGTGAACGGCGGTCGTCCCGACACGCTGCGCGTATCCTGGCGCCCCGCGGACGGCGTCGCGGACAGTTACCTGGTCCGCCTGGAGGACGGAGGAGGCTCCGCGGTCCACGCGGTGGCCGTTTCTGCCGCGTCCTCGCCCGAGTGCTCCTTCGGCTCGCTGGCGGCGGGACGGATGTACGCCGTCGTCGTAACGACCAGAAGCGGCACCCTGGAGAACGCCACCCGGGTGCACGCGCGCACGC AACCCGCCCCGGTGCAGAACCCCACCGCCGTGCACTCCGCCCGGGACGACTTCCTCAAG GTGTACTGGCGCCAGGCGTCGGGCGACGTGAGCGCCTACGTGGTGGCCCTGCGGTACAACGGCAGCGTGGTGCGCCGGCAACGCGTCGTGGCCGGGCGCAGCCAGTGTGACTTTGCCGCGCTGACGCCCGGCAGGCTTTACGCCATTACCGTGGAAACGTGGAGCGGCGACCTCGTCAGCGCCGCCGCCACCGAGGGACGCACGT TTCCGTCCGCGGTTGCCAATCTGTCCATTGGTGACGCGGGATCGGATGACCTTACCGTCACCTGGAGCCCCGCGCCCGGAGACGTGGACCGCTACGAG GTGACCCTGTTGTTCAACGACACGCGCGCATTCCCTCCGGTGACCTTGGGGAGTGATGCGCGACGACACCGATTCACGTCGCTGACGGCGGGACGCCTTTATAAAATAGTCGTGTCCACGTTCAGCGGACCAAACCAGAGGGCGCTCTTCGTGGAAGGCCGCACAG TTCCCGCCACAGTCACCGACCTCCGACTGACGCCGCGGCGCCCCCCGAAAGACGATGGCGGCGGCCTGGCCGTCACGTGGACGCCGGCGGTCGGAGACGTGGACGTTTACATCGTCTCTCTGACCGCTACG GGCGGCGTCGCGGCGGACCCTCGACCGGTCCCCAAACACGTCTCGTCTCTGGACTTCCCGGATTTGATCCCGGGGCACGCCTACACTGTCACCGTCCAATCGCGAAGCGGGGAGCTGACCAATAGTGTCGCGGCGGCCGGCCGCACAG TGCCTGACGGCGTGAGCGCGCTGCAGGCGGACAAGGAGCACACCGCGCACGGGCTGACGGTCACGTGGGAGCGGCCGGCGGGCCAATACGACGCCTTCGAGCTGCTTCTGAGCGACTCCGCGGGCGTCCCGGTGGCCAACCGCACGTTGCCGCCGCAGAGTCGCGCCCACCGCCTGGAGGGTCTGACGCCTGGCAAGTGGTACCGCGTCAAGATGATCACGCTGAGCGCGGGGTCGGCCTCCGCCGAGGTGGCGGCCGAAGGACAAACTC GTCCCTCCGCCGTTTCCAACTTAACGGTGACGTTTGCCAACGCGTCGTCTCTGGGTTTCTCCTGGGACCGCTCCGACGGCCACGTCGACGTCTACGAGGTGTCGCTCTTCGCTTTGGCCGAGCGAGCGCGCGACGCCGGAGAGCGCCGAACGGGCGGCGGGAACGAGCACCGGCAG GCGTCGGGCGACCTGGTGGGTGTGCAGAAAGTGTCGCCGGCCGTGGGCTCGTGCTCGTTTACGGGCCTGCGAGCGGGAAATCTGCACCGACTGCGCGTCGTCAGCTGGAGTCGACTTTTGAACAGCGACTCGTCCGTACTCGCCAGGACGG AACCCTCTCCCGTCAGGGGGCTGGAGCTGGACAGCGGCGGGCGCACGGACAGGCTGACCGTGCGCTGGCGGCACGGAGACGGGCGGCGCAGCGGGTACcag GTGATCCTGTCCGACGCCTCGGGCGCCGTGCTGGGAGATGAGCCGCTGGGGCCGGAGCGTAGCAGTTGCGCCTTCGCGGGGCTGGCGCCCGGCAGGCTGTACCGCGCCGACGTCATCGCCCGCAGCGGCGAGTTGAGCGGCAACGCGTCGACCGTCGGACGCACGG TCCCGGCCCCGCCCGGCCGTCTTTGGATCGAGCCGGGCCCGGCCGACGACACGCTGGAGCTTCGGTGGACCGGCCCCGCGTCCGGAGACCACGACGGTTTCGCCGTGGCGTGGACGCCGCCCGACCCCTTGTCCGTCACGCTCCGACACCCCACCGTTCGCCTGGTGGGCGGCGTCTTTCCGGGGAGACGTTACAACTTTACCGTGGCGACCGTCAGCGGGGGCGGGGCGCCGGGCGGGCCCCTCCTCACCAGCCGGCCCGTCCAAAGAGGCTTCACGACAA GTCCGTCCCCCTTGCGGTCCCTCCACTGTGTCCCCGCGTCATCGTCGTCCATATCGTGCCGGTGGTCTCCCCCCGCGTCCGATCTGGATTCTTACGAGGTGGAGTGTCGTCGCCACGACCGCGACGAGCTGACGTCGGCGCTGCGGCTGGAGGGCGGAGTCACGTCCGTCACCTTGGACCGACTGGACGCTTTCAGGAAGTACGCCGTGACCGTCAGGGCGGCGTCGCACGGACGCGCCGGTACTCCGACCACGCGCACGGCCGTCACCATGATCGACC GTCCGCCGGCCCCGCCCCCTAGCGTTCGGGTGAGCGCGCTCGCGGCGAAGGTGACGTCGTCCTCCGTCTCGTTTCGCTTCAATTGCTCCTGGTTCAGCGACGTCAACGGCGTCGTCCGATACTTCGCCGTCATCGTGGCCCAGTCCGACG CCAATGATGCGCTGCTGCCCGAGCGGCGCCACCCGCTGCCGTCCTACCGACATTACATCAACAACGCCTCGGTCAGGGCCTACCAGAGCGCTTACTTCATCAACAGGTGCCCGCAAGATGCCCAGGCGGCAgccggccag GTGATGGAGGTCCACTTGGGAGCGGGCGGCGACCGACTGGGCGGAGCCTGCGACCGTTCCCGCGACGACTCCTACTTGAGCGACGGCTACCCAGACTTTTGCGACGGGCCGCTTAAGGAGAGAACATCTTACAG ATTGAGCGTGCGGGCGTTCACGCGACTCTTTGACGAAAACGACAAAGAGTTTCCCGAGCCGCTGTTTAGCGACACGTACCTTTCGGCCCCCCTGAGGACACGCGCGG AGCCGCTAGGTGGCGTAGCGGAGGGCCTGAGTGCCAGCGTGTTCCTGTTGGGCGTGACGGTGGCCGTCGCCTCTCTGCTTCTTTACAGATACCGACTCAGGAAAGT AAGGGCGCTTCAGGAGAACCCGCTGATGAGGGAGAACGTGTGGAAGGAGGCGCCCGACGCCGGGATGTACGTGGGGGTCAGGAG CGTTCGCCACGTCACCAGGTGGGCGACGTCGCAACTACTTTTGCTCACGCGGATCGCTCAAACTCGTGTGTCTATGTGCGGCGTACGCAGTCCAGTGAAAGCCAGTCACTTTGAGTCCCACGTGTCAAAGCTCCGGGAGGACGCCGGCGTTCTGATGTCCGAAGAGTTCGAG GACTTGAAGGACGTGGGGCGAAGTCAGACCGTGGAGGTGTCGCGAGCGCCGGAGAACCGCGGCAAGAACCGTTACAACAACATCCTACCCT ACGATTCCACGCGAGTCAAGCTGTCGTGTCCGGACGACGACTCCTGCTCCGACTACATCAACGCCAGCTACGTTCCT GGTTGCAACTCCCGTCGCGAGTACGTGGCGACGCAGGGCCCGCTGCCCGCCACTAAGGACGACTTCTGGAGGATGCTGTGGGAACACGGCGTGCGCGCCGTCGTCATGGTGACTCAGTGCGTGGAAAAAGGACGG GTGAAGTGCGACCGGTACTGGCCCGCCCACCGGGAGACGCTGTTTTACGGCCGGCTGGCGGTCCGGACGACGTCCGAGTCGGTCTTTCCCGAGTGGACCGTCCGCGACTTCCGGATCTCCTCG GAGAGCGGCGCCGCTCGCGCGGTGCGACACTTCCACTTCACCGCGTGGCCCGACCACGGCGTCCCCGACGGCACGCGCTCGCTCGTGCGGTTCGTCAGGACCGTCCGAGACTTCGCAGACCGCTCGGCCGGCGCCGGTCCCGCCGTGGTGCATTGCAG CGCGGGCGTGGGCCGTACCGGCACCTTCATTGCGCTAGACCGCCTCCTGCAGCAGCTGGACGCCAAAGGCGGCGTGGACGTGTACGGTTGCGTCTTCGACCTTCGCCTCCACCGCCAGCACATGGTTCAGACAGAG AGTCAGTACGCCTTTCTGCACCAGTGCGTACGCGACGTTTTGAGAGCGCGCAAACATCAGAGCGACGACGCCGTCTACGAGAACCTGGACCCGGACTTGTGCCGCG aGCCGTTCCGCTCGGGCCGCTGA